In Mus pahari unplaced genomic scaffold, PAHARI_EIJ_v1.1 scaffold_12889_1, whole genome shotgun sequence, the DNA window CAATTTGAGAGGACCATGAGACTAATAAGAAAGAATTCCCTGATGGTTAGCAGTGTAGAATATATGCTTTGCATGAGGTAACTCAAGGGTAGAATAGAGCAGGACTGAGTAACATAAATAAAGTCATTCATGGTCAAATTGGGTGTGGCAATGATGGATACCAAGAGTTGACTGCTAATTAACATATAGAGGACACTCAGGAAAAGAATGGCACCTGAGATGTGATGAGGAGATATATGCTTTAACTTTGCTAAACAGGAGCTTCTGGGACTAAGAATGATGGCTTGGAGGACACTCAACATGCTGGTGGTACAAAGTGAGAGACCCCTCAAAACTCTGTACAGGTACACAAGTAATTTACATATGATGTCATCCCAGCCCctccaagaaataaaaatgtctgtgGCTATGAATGCTGCAACCAATAGCATCAGTAGGTGTATTAGGGACAAGAGAACAATGGGCAGGTCAGTGAGTCTGGGCCTGTGCCCACGAATGAACCTGAGGGtgtggaagagaagaaggaagctgtTTCCTGAGATGCCAATGCCaatttcagagaaaaatgtgTTCCCTATTTTAGAATT includes these proteins:
- the LOC110314792 gene encoding vomeronasal type-1 receptor 42, encoding MSEILFFSPQPLFSHTMDKNSRLHTNSKIGNTFFSEIGIGISGNSFLLLFHTLRFIRGHRPRLTDLPIVLLSLIHLLMLLVAAFIATDIFISWRGWDDIICKLLVYLYRVLRGLSLCTTSMLSVLQAIILSPRSSCLAKLKHISPHHISGAILFLSVLYMLISSQLLVSIIATPNLTMNDFIYVTQSCSILPLSYLMQSIYSTLLTIREFFLISLMVLSNWYMVALLCMHRKQTQHLQGTSLSPKKSPEQSATQTILMLMSFFVLMTIYDTMVSCSRTMFLNDPTSYSIELFIMHIYATVSPFVFMSTEKHIVNFLRSIGKRVINLNLH